The proteins below come from a single Bacteroidales bacterium genomic window:
- a CDS encoding DUF4491 family protein: MEAFLIEYKLYGFVVGAFTFLIIGLFHPLVIKAEYYIGVKSIWLFLLAGITCVILSFLINNTFISIALGVTAFSSFWSIFEIYEQKKRVEKGWFPANLKKKK; encoded by the coding sequence ATGGAAGCATTTCTAATTGAATACAAACTGTACGGATTTGTTGTCGGAGCGTTCACTTTTCTGATTATCGGACTTTTTCATCCTTTAGTCATAAAGGCAGAATATTACATAGGAGTTAAATCGATTTGGTTATTTTTACTTGCGGGCATAACTTGTGTAATATTATCATTTCTTATTAATAATACATTTATTTCCATAGCATTAGGAGTAACCGCATTCTCTTCTTTTTGGAGTATTTTTGAAATTTACGAACAGAAAAAAAGAGTAGAAAAAGGATGGTTTCCTGCTAATTTGAAGAAAAAAAAGTAG
- a CDS encoding SDR family NAD(P)-dependent oxidoreductase: protein MEKWSYDSIPDQNNRIVFITGANSGLGFQTSLMLAKKGAEIIMACRNHNKALTAADDIRNVCPNAKLFTLKLDLSDLNSVVECAEKINAKYSHLDLIINNAGVMVPPFSRTKQGFELQFGTNHLAHFALTAQLFPLIKNVENSRIVSVSSIAATMNYIDFNDLNYEHKKYRKWKAYSQSKLANLMFMRELADKLKESGCKTISVAAHPGISSTNLFKTAGFFGRKNILSIISQSPEAGALSVLRAACDSDVENGSYWGPSGVFGMKGAPSKAKIVSKALNRNLTEKLWDISEKLTGVKYEF from the coding sequence ATGGAAAAATGGTCTTATGATAGTATTCCCGATCAAAATAATCGTATTGTTTTTATCACAGGTGCTAATTCAGGTCTCGGATTTCAGACCTCTCTTATGCTCGCAAAAAAGGGAGCAGAAATTATAATGGCTTGTAGAAATCATAATAAAGCCTTAACGGCTGCCGATGATATCCGAAATGTATGTCCCAATGCAAAATTGTTTACCTTAAAACTAGATTTATCGGATTTGAATTCCGTTGTCGAATGTGCGGAGAAAATCAATGCAAAGTATAGTCATTTGGATTTGATAATAAATAATGCCGGTGTTATGGTTCCGCCATTTTCTCGTACTAAGCAAGGTTTCGAACTTCAATTCGGAACCAATCATCTGGCACACTTTGCGTTAACAGCTCAACTTTTTCCTTTAATTAAGAATGTTGAAAATTCCAGAATAGTTTCTGTTTCCAGCATTGCCGCAACAATGAATTATATTGATTTTAACGATTTGAATTATGAGCATAAAAAGTATAGGAAATGGAAAGCATACAGTCAGAGCAAACTTGCAAATTTGATGTTTATGCGTGAGCTGGCTGATAAGTTGAAAGAAAGCGGTTGCAAAACAATTTCTGTTGCCGCTCATCCGGGCATATCATCTACAAATTTATTTAAAACAGCGGGATTTTTCGGTAGGAAAAATATTCTTTCAATTATTTCACAATCGCCGGAGGCAGGTGCATTGTCCGTGCTTCGTGCGGCCTGTGATTCTGATGTTGAGAACGGGTCTTATTGGGGACCATCAGGAGTATTCGGAATGAAGGGCGCGCCGTCAAAAGCAAAAATTGTTTCGAAAGCTTTAAACCGGAATCTTACTGAAAAATTATGGGATATTAGTGAGAAACTGACCGGAGTTAAATATGAATTTTAA
- a CDS encoding CrcB family protein, producing MNATIFLNIWGCFLASVLLFLSEKYFLFNNELKLLFITGFCYGFTTFSMFSVENLKSFKTKNYFILSIYIEIYSFRYFYWIFSS from the coding sequence ATAAATGCGACAATTTTTCTTAATATTTGGGGATGCTTTTTAGCAAGTGTTTTATTATTTCTATCAGAAAAATATTTTTTGTTTAATAATGAATTGAAATTATTATTTATTACCGGATTTTGCTATGGCTTTACTACATTTTCTATGTTTTCGGTTGAAAATTTAAAATCGTTTAAAACTAAAAATTATTTTATTCTTTCGATATATATTGAGATATATTCTTTCAGGTATTTTTATTGGATATTTAGCTCTTAG
- the ppdK gene encoding pyruvate, phosphate dikinase, whose amino-acid sequence MTKIKYVYTFGGKTAEGKAEMKNLLGGKGANLAEMCLLGLPVPAGLTITTECCTAYYENNQQLPATLMDEVWEGMKKVEVVMGLKYDDPENPLLLSCRSGARASMPGMMDTVLNIGLSSNTIPGLIKKTNNPRFVYDSYRRLIMMYADVVMEKAEDLEPAQGKGIRKILDEILDEFKHSKGYKSDTEITAEELLQLANIFKAKIKEVLGKDFPDNAKEQLFGGIKAVFKSWNGNKAKSYRRIEGIPDDWGTAVNVQAMVFGNMGDNSATGVAFTRNPATGEDQFYGEWLVNAQGEDVVAGIRTPNPLNDETKNDQNAHLHSMQELMPKTYKELVDIRNILENHYHDMLDIEFTIQEGKLYMLQCRVGKRTGLAAMNIALDMLGQKLIDRQEAVMRISPTQLDELLHPILDSNDEKKHDVIAKGLPAGPGGAVGVIALTSEKALEYRSKNISNILVREETNPEDVEGMRAAEGILTARGGMTSHAALVARGWGKCCIVGCEAVHIDLKNNKVKINGVEYKEGDTLSLNGSKGWVYGGAIKMVDASENPRFQEFMKIVDEFRTINIRTNADTPEDAQNAIDFGAEGIGLFRIEHMFYGKNSEKPLSKLRDMILAGNKEERVKALNELEPFVYDTAKGTLAVMDGKPLTFRLMDPPLHEFVPQTEDKQRELAAKKGMDYETIKKRIDSLHEVNPMMGLRGVRLGIVNPEITEMQFRALFEATADLMKEGKNPILEIMIPLTINVKELKHQKNIADRVQKEVESAKGVKINYLYGTMIEIPRATLVADQIAEVAEFFSFGTNDLTQMTFGFSRDDVNTIVSTYVDEKIIPSDPFNTLDQEGVGELVKIGTERGRKTKKNLKIGVCGEHGGDPASIEFFFNTGFNYVSCSPFRVPVARLAAAQSAIKQNRSKK is encoded by the coding sequence ATGACAAAAATCAAGTATGTTTACACTTTCGGAGGAAAAACTGCCGAAGGTAAAGCCGAAATGAAGAACTTATTAGGTGGAAAAGGTGCTAACCTCGCAGAAATGTGTCTTCTCGGGCTACCGGTGCCAGCCGGATTAACAATTACAACAGAATGTTGTACTGCCTACTATGAGAACAATCAACAACTTCCAGCAACTTTAATGGATGAAGTGTGGGAAGGAATGAAAAAAGTTGAAGTTGTAATGGGACTTAAATATGATGATCCTGAAAACCCTTTATTGCTTTCTTGCCGCTCAGGAGCAAGAGCTTCAATGCCCGGCATGATGGACACTGTTTTAAATATCGGTCTTAGTTCAAATACTATTCCCGGACTTATTAAAAAAACCAATAATCCTCGTTTTGTATATGACTCTTACCGTCGCTTAATTATGATGTACGCTGATGTTGTCATGGAAAAAGCTGAAGACCTTGAACCGGCTCAAGGCAAAGGTATTCGCAAAATATTAGATGAAATTCTCGATGAGTTTAAACATTCAAAAGGATATAAATCGGATACTGAAATTACTGCGGAAGAACTACTTCAACTTGCTAATATTTTCAAAGCAAAAATTAAAGAAGTTTTAGGTAAAGATTTCCCAGATAATGCAAAAGAACAATTATTCGGCGGAATTAAAGCTGTTTTCAAAAGCTGGAACGGCAATAAAGCTAAATCATACCGCAGAATCGAAGGTATTCCTGATGATTGGGGAACAGCTGTAAACGTACAAGCTATGGTTTTCGGTAATATGGGAGACAACTCAGCTACAGGAGTAGCATTCACTCGTAATCCGGCTACCGGCGAAGATCAATTCTACGGCGAATGGTTAGTTAATGCTCAGGGTGAAGACGTTGTTGCAGGTATCCGCACTCCGAATCCGCTTAACGACGAAACTAAAAACGATCAGAATGCACATTTGCATTCAATGCAAGAATTGATGCCGAAAACATACAAAGAACTTGTTGACATCCGTAATATTTTGGAAAATCATTATCATGATATGCTTGATATTGAGTTTACAATTCAAGAAGGCAAGCTTTACATGTTGCAATGCCGTGTTGGAAAACGTACCGGTTTGGCCGCTATGAATATTGCTCTCGACATGTTGGGACAAAAACTTATTGATAGACAAGAAGCTGTTATGAGAATTTCTCCTACCCAATTGGATGAATTGCTTCACCCGATTCTGGATAGTAATGATGAGAAAAAACATGATGTTATTGCAAAAGGTTTACCTGCAGGCCCCGGCGGTGCTGTTGGTGTAATAGCTCTAACAAGTGAAAAAGCTTTGGAATATCGTTCAAAAAATATTTCTAATATTTTGGTTCGTGAAGAAACAAATCCAGAAGATGTTGAAGGTATGCGTGCTGCAGAAGGTATTTTAACTGCTCGCGGCGGTATGACTTCACATGCGGCTCTTGTTGCCCGCGGTTGGGGAAAATGTTGTATCGTAGGTTGCGAAGCTGTTCATATCGATCTGAAAAACAATAAAGTAAAAATCAACGGTGTTGAGTACAAAGAAGGCGATACATTAAGTTTGAACGGTTCAAAAGGATGGGTTTACGGCGGAGCAATTAAAATGGTTGATGCAAGTGAAAATCCGCGCTTCCAAGAATTCATGAAAATTGTTGATGAATTCCGTACTATCAATATCCGTACAAATGCCGATACTCCTGAAGATGCACAAAATGCTATAGATTTCGGCGCCGAAGGCATTGGTTTATTCAGAATTGAACATATGTTCTACGGAAAGAATAGCGAAAAACCTTTATCTAAACTTCGTGACATGATTTTGGCCGGAAATAAGGAAGAACGCGTAAAAGCTCTCAATGAGCTCGAACCTTTTGTTTATGATACCGCTAAAGGTACTTTGGCTGTTATGGACGGCAAACCATTGACATTCCGTTTAATGGATCCGCCATTACACGAATTCGTTCCTCAAACCGAAGATAAACAAAGAGAACTTGCAGCTAAAAAAGGTATGGATTATGAAACAATCAAAAAACGCATTGACTCGTTGCATGAAGTTAACCCTATGATGGGTTTACGCGGTGTTCGTTTAGGTATTGTCAATCCTGAAATCACGGAAATGCAATTCAGAGCTTTATTTGAAGCAACGGCAGATCTTATGAAAGAAGGTAAAAATCCGATTCTGGAAATAATGATTCCTTTAACTATCAATGTTAAGGAACTTAAACACCAAAAAAATATTGCAGACAGAGTTCAAAAAGAAGTTGAAAGTGCAAAAGGCGTTAAAATAAATTACTTGTATGGTACTATGATTGAAATTCCGCGTGCAACTTTAGTAGCTGATCAAATTGCCGAAGTAGCCGAATTTTTCTCATTCGGAACAAACGACTTAACTCAAATGACATTCGGTTTCTCACGTGATGATGTTAATACTATAGTTAGTACTTATGTAGATGAAAAGATTATACCGAGTGATCCTTTCAACACTTTGGATCAAGAAGGTGTTGGTGAACTTGTTAAAATTGGCACCGAGAGAGGCCGTAAAACCAAGAAAAATTTAAAAATAGGTGTTTGTGGTGAACACGGAGGAGATCCTGCTTCTATAGAATTTTTCTTTAACACAGGTTTCAACTATGTTTCCTGTTCTCCATTCAGAGTGCCTGTAGCTCGCTTAGCTGCCGCGCAATCTGCAATAAAACAAAACAGAAGCAAAAAGTAA